Proteins from one Clostridium cellulovorans 743B genomic window:
- a CDS encoding X2-like carbohydrate binding domain-containing protein codes for MKKLLSLILTITMVLGMLVPVYGETNAQTAMESITKVPSGFVYREGTKFMLDGNTFYYAGTNNYYLNFKSKAEVDDVIDDAADMGLKVIRTWGFLDVGTLNADGTLTNNVDGSGSKDGVYFQYWDTKTNAPAYNTGDNGLKVLDYAIYKASQKGIRLLIPFTNNWEAFGGMMQYCKWLGLSQKDMFYTNPTIKQYYKNYVNMLLNRTNAYSGIKYKDDPTIFSWELANEPRCGTDTTGDTVVNWSKEMSEYVKTVDPYHMVCLGDEGFYNYAYNTAGIDGTWPYHGSEGIDWNRIVALPTIDFGTIHIYCDQWGTNAAWGTEWIRKHAEDAKALNKPAILEEFGWKDRSTRDQVFTDWLNVIEGNKYSGLELAGDNYWMLAGLQKDGSVYPDYDQYTVYWDVPNNPTATTAKLIQNHATNMTNKNLANIRNKITPSTATYDKNVGKGQSISVTVDPKEGTFAAVKNGTRALVAGADYTVLGNNIIIEKAYLDTLELGSTLLTFDISAGYDPVMAISVIDSNIVVVDSTITPTSVTFDKTVPNDITVTITPNGNLLKTLFNLYTPLVQGTDYVISGNNVTIKQSYLSKLENGTTALTFDFNQGTDPTLIVAVKKSVLPTGFVKADGTKFVVDGHPFYFAGANSYDLFTYGDGSSTSTTTDIETKFMYKSQIDNIMSQMASDGVTVLRTWGFSNETWHGFETAKGVYNEAEFMLFDYIMDSARRNGIKVIITLENYWEAYGGIDKKLQWEGLSGGSHTARAQFFTNENCKAHYKVYAEHFINRVNHYTGVAYKDDPTIFAWDLMNEPRYQDAKVNENATGVTLRKWVDEMGGYIKSIDPNHMVCAGIEGHESRYGFGGDEGNPFIYIQQSPGVDFCSSHPYPDESWANLTPSQNASLMEKWISDAHNIVGKPFVAGEFNTHDNKEAYWVSVFGEIEEHNAAGGLFWEYNFRRLSNFTVVHGDSILEYFKAHSARMSVKNVPENYVTPIKATFDRKADKQEDIALTMKLLEGNTLVAIKNGETQLKQGIDYIVEEEQVVISKNYLGNLPFEDVTFTFDISSGYDPIVTIAITDSGILNSTVTPEVAIFDKNIRKQADITISMTTNGNAFVALKNGATSLIGGTDYTVLGENVVIKKSYLQSQNLGELSLKFDFNQGIDPMLKITVKDSTGEDIIDNFESYSATNPNLQTAYVKNSSGNVVAVMLESAIKGEGSYSMSYAYTIGSPNYAGITKDLSGKSFVGYKGVAFWISPDGSNRDFTIQIKETSGEYWEATYKLSSLVATNVSLEFSKFTHPSWYSGGNGVFDLESITEYSMYIGQGLGTTGGGTIYIDNIKLIDSAIAVIKGDVNGDKIVNAIDLAYLKKYILDNTILINMECADMNNDSKVNAIDLAMLKKVILGVA; via the coding sequence ATGAAAAAATTATTATCACTTATTCTCACAATAACAATGGTACTCGGTATGTTAGTTCCAGTGTATGGTGAGACTAACGCACAGACAGCAATGGAGAGTATAACTAAAGTTCCATCCGGCTTTGTATACAGAGAGGGAACAAAGTTTATGCTTGATGGCAATACATTTTATTATGCAGGTACAAATAATTATTATCTTAATTTTAAATCAAAAGCAGAGGTTGACGATGTTATTGATGATGCAGCGGATATGGGTCTTAAAGTTATAAGAACTTGGGGATTTTTAGATGTTGGAACACTCAATGCAGATGGAACTTTAACTAATAATGTAGATGGATCAGGAAGCAAAGATGGCGTGTATTTTCAATATTGGGATACTAAGACTAATGCTCCGGCTTACAATACAGGAGATAATGGATTAAAGGTTCTTGATTATGCGATTTACAAGGCTTCGCAAAAAGGTATAAGACTTTTAATACCTTTTACAAACAATTGGGAAGCTTTCGGTGGTATGATGCAATATTGTAAATGGCTTGGTTTAAGTCAAAAAGATATGTTTTACACAAATCCTACAATAAAGCAGTACTACAAAAATTATGTTAACATGCTTCTTAATAGAACTAACGCTTATAGTGGTATCAAATATAAAGATGATCCAACTATATTTTCTTGGGAACTTGCAAATGAACCAAGATGTGGAACTGATACAACAGGCGATACTGTTGTAAATTGGTCAAAAGAAATGAGTGAATATGTAAAAACTGTGGACCCATATCATATGGTATGTCTTGGTGATGAAGGTTTCTACAATTATGCATATAATACTGCAGGAATCGATGGAACTTGGCCTTACCATGGAAGTGAGGGAATTGATTGGAATAGGATAGTAGCATTACCAACAATCGATTTTGGCACAATACACATTTATTGTGATCAATGGGGTACAAATGCCGCTTGGGGTACTGAGTGGATTAGAAAGCATGCGGAAGATGCAAAAGCACTTAATAAACCTGCAATTCTTGAAGAATTCGGTTGGAAAGATCGTTCCACAAGAGATCAAGTATTTACTGATTGGTTAAATGTAATTGAAGGGAATAAATATTCAGGACTAGAATTAGCTGGAGACAACTATTGGATGCTTGCAGGACTACAAAAGGATGGCTCTGTTTACCCAGATTACGATCAATATACTGTGTATTGGGATGTGCCAAACAATCCTACAGCAACAACGGCAAAACTTATCCAAAATCATGCAACAAACATGACTAATAAGAATCTTGCTAATATAAGAAATAAAATTACACCTTCAACGGCGACTTATGATAAGAATGTTGGAAAAGGTCAGTCTATTTCTGTAACAGTGGATCCAAAAGAAGGAACTTTCGCTGCTGTTAAAAATGGTACAAGGGCTCTTGTAGCAGGTGCTGATTATACTGTATTAGGAAATAACATCATTATTGAAAAAGCTTATTTAGATACCTTAGAACTAGGTAGTACGTTGCTTACTTTTGATATCAGTGCAGGTTACGACCCTGTTATGGCAATATCCGTAATAGATTCTAACATTGTTGTGGTTGATTCAACGATAACACCTACAAGCGTAACTTTTGATAAAACTGTACCAAATGATATAACTGTTACCATAACTCCAAATGGAAATCTTCTTAAGACATTATTTAATCTTTACACACCTCTAGTTCAGGGCACTGATTATGTAATATCAGGTAATAATGTAACGATTAAACAAAGTTATCTTTCGAAACTTGAGAATGGGACAACAGCTTTAACTTTTGATTTTAATCAAGGAACAGATCCTACCTTGATAGTTGCAGTTAAAAAGTCGGTTCTTCCTACTGGGTTTGTAAAGGCTGATGGAACAAAGTTTGTAGTTGATGGACATCCTTTTTATTTTGCAGGTGCTAATTCTTATGATTTATTCACCTATGGAGATGGCTCTAGTACTAGTACGACAACAGATATTGAAACTAAGTTTATGTATAAGAGTCAGATTGACAATATTATGAGCCAAATGGCGTCGGATGGAGTTACGGTTCTAAGAACTTGGGGTTTTTCAAATGAGACCTGGCATGGCTTTGAGACAGCTAAAGGCGTATATAATGAAGCGGAGTTTATGCTTTTCGACTACATAATGGATTCTGCAAGAAGGAATGGAATAAAGGTAATAATTACTCTTGAAAACTATTGGGAAGCTTATGGTGGAATAGATAAGAAGCTTCAATGGGAAGGTTTAAGTGGTGGAAGCCATACAGCAAGGGCTCAGTTCTTTACAAATGAAAACTGTAAAGCTCATTACAAAGTGTATGCAGAACATTTTATAAATAGAGTAAACCACTATACTGGTGTAGCATATAAAGATGATCCTACGATATTTGCATGGGACTTGATGAATGAACCGAGATATCAAGATGCTAAAGTAAATGAAAACGCAACAGGTGTTACTCTAAGAAAATGGGTAGATGAAATGGGTGGATATATTAAGAGCATAGACCCTAATCATATGGTTTGTGCAGGTATTGAAGGTCATGAATCAAGATATGGCTTTGGTGGTGACGAGGGAAATCCATTTATATATATACAACAATCACCAGGAGTAGATTTCTGTTCATCTCATCCATATCCAGATGAATCATGGGCGAATCTTACACCATCACAGAATGCTTCTTTAATGGAGAAATGGATAAGTGATGCTCATAATATAGTGGGAAAACCATTTGTTGCAGGAGAATTTAATACTCATGATAATAAAGAAGCTTATTGGGTTTCTGTGTTTGGAGAAATTGAGGAACATAATGCAGCAGGAGGATTGTTCTGGGAATATAATTTTAGAAGGTTGAGTAACTTTACAGTAGTTCATGGAGATTCTATTTTAGAATACTTTAAAGCTCATTCAGCAAGAATGTCAGTAAAGAATGTACCTGAAAATTATGTAACTCCTATAAAAGCTACTTTTGACAGAAAAGCGGATAAGCAAGAGGATATCGCTTTAACGATGAAGTTGCTTGAAGGGAATACTTTAGTAGCAATTAAAAATGGAGAAACTCAATTGAAACAAGGCATAGATTATATTGTAGAAGAGGAACAAGTTGTAATTAGTAAGAATTATTTAGGGAACTTACCTTTTGAAGATGTTACATTTACCTTTGATATAAGTTCAGGTTATGATCCGATAGTGACAATAGCTATAACAGATTCGGGAATACTAAACTCAACAGTAACTCCAGAGGTAGCGATCTTTGATAAGAATATCAGAAAACAAGCGGATATTACAATTTCAATGACAACAAATGGGAATGCTTTTGTAGCGTTAAAAAATGGAGCTACTTCACTAATTGGTGGTACAGATTATACAGTACTAGGTGAGAACGTAGTTATTAAAAAAAGTTATCTACAATCACAAAATCTTGGAGAATTAAGTCTTAAGTTTGATTTTAATCAAGGGATTGACCCTATGTTAAAAATTACAGTAAAGGATTCAACGGGTGAAGATATAATAGATAACTTTGAAAGTTATTCTGCTACAAATCCGAATTTACAAACAGCGTATGTAAAAAATAGCAGTGGTAATGTTGTAGCAGTTATGCTTGAATCTGCTATTAAGGGTGAAGGTTCATATAGTATGTCTTATGCTTATACTATAGGTTCCCCAAATTATGCAGGTATAACAAAGGACTTGAGTGGAAAGAGTTTTGTAGGCTATAAAGGAGTAGCTTTCTGGATATCACCGGATGGTTCAAACAGAGACTTTACAATACAGATTAAAGAGACAAGTGGTGAGTATTGGGAAGCAACTTATAAATTATCTTCTTTAGTTGCGACGAATGTAAGTTTAGAATTTAGCAAATTTACACATCCAAGTTGGTACAGTGGCGGAAATGGAGTGTTTGATTTGGAATCAATTACAGAATACTCTATGTACATTGGACAAGGCTTGGGTACAACTGGAGGTGGAACGATATACATCGATAATATTAAGCTTATTGATAGTGCTATAGCAGTAATTAAAGGTGATGTTAATGGAGATAAAATTGTTAATGCAATTGATTTAGCTTATCTTAAAAAATATATTTTAGATAATACGATATTAATAAATATGGAATGTGCAGATATGAATAATGATAGTAAAGTTAATGCAATAGATTTAGCAATGCTGAAAAAAGTGATTTTAGGAGTGGCTTAA
- a CDS encoding methyl-accepting chemotaxis protein, with protein MKSIKLKLIVYFELMILGIILLLTVISIAISSNSLRKTLDKTMPAIAEQGANVVSAEVEEQLSILESLSIRDEITGSKTDQEKIDVLRDEMKKYEYVGLLIADVKGRALGSDGKYIELGDRDYFQKALKGERAVSDPIISKMNGSVIVAYAVPIKSYGKIIGVLTATKSGSEISNISNEITFGESGKAFMLSKDGTKIAHYDNSLVEKMDNDFVNVEKDSSLKEVVKLEEKMIKGQKGSGSYVYNGDEKYLAFAPVPNTTWSFGVVVKQSEVLSEVSLLKKLMAVCAVVFLLLSVSIVYFISSMLVKRIKIATDYIVTIADGDFTGEVSDKHMKMKDELGIMIKAVHNMQESVRGMLKAVIDNSEKIDADAHNLSAVSTQMNAASEAVAMAIQEVSAGTFSQAGELGEITEVLNGFGENIEKITASIKDVDSSSKGIMKLTENSNSKMNELADSVESTTRTLRDFQDKIIESGKNINKINEITALINSISEQTNLLALNAAIEAARAGDAGRGFSVVADEIRKLAEQSQDSAANIAELVNSVSRENQVMVDTTKLVGENFKNQRVVIEDTLSSFSNISEAISEVIPKIENINKATLDINDQKNGIIEKVEATASISEETSATTEEISASTQEMSSSSEEVSQSAKNLELRTKEMMEQVDKFKI; from the coding sequence ATGAAAAGTATTAAGTTGAAATTAATAGTATACTTTGAATTAATGATTTTAGGTATTATATTATTGTTAACTGTAATATCTATTGCTATATCATCTAATTCTCTTAGAAAAACTCTAGATAAAACGATGCCAGCAATTGCTGAACAAGGTGCGAATGTTGTATCAGCTGAGGTTGAGGAACAATTGTCGATATTGGAATCTCTCTCTATTAGAGATGAAATCACTGGAAGCAAAACTGATCAAGAAAAAATAGATGTGTTAAGAGATGAAATGAAGAAGTATGAATATGTAGGTCTATTGATTGCAGATGTTAAAGGACGTGCATTAGGTAGTGATGGAAAATATATAGAGTTAGGAGATAGAGATTATTTTCAAAAGGCTTTAAAGGGAGAAAGAGCAGTTTCAGATCCAATAATAAGTAAGATGAATGGAAGTGTAATTGTTGCTTACGCTGTGCCTATAAAGTCATATGGTAAGATTATTGGTGTATTAACTGCTACAAAGTCTGGCAGTGAGATAAGCAATATATCTAATGAAATTACTTTTGGAGAAAGTGGCAAGGCCTTTATGCTATCGAAAGATGGAACTAAAATAGCTCATTATGATAATAGTTTAGTTGAAAAAATGGATAATGATTTTGTTAACGTAGAAAAAGATAGTAGTCTAAAAGAGGTTGTAAAATTAGAAGAAAAAATGATTAAAGGACAGAAGGGGTCTGGTTCTTACGTTTATAATGGCGATGAAAAGTATTTAGCTTTTGCCCCAGTTCCTAATACTACATGGTCCTTTGGTGTTGTGGTAAAGCAAAGTGAAGTATTATCAGAAGTATCTCTGCTTAAAAAACTTATGGCAGTTTGTGCTGTTGTATTCTTATTACTTTCAGTATCTATTGTATATTTTATTTCAAGTATGCTTGTAAAGAGAATTAAAATTGCTACTGATTACATAGTTACAATTGCAGATGGGGACTTTACTGGTGAAGTATCCGATAAACATATGAAGATGAAAGATGAATTAGGTATTATGATAAAAGCAGTACATAATATGCAAGAATCTGTGAGAGGTATGCTCAAAGCAGTAATTGATAATTCAGAAAAAATTGATGCAGATGCTCATAATCTTTCTGCAGTTTCAACTCAGATGAATGCTGCATCAGAAGCAGTGGCTATGGCAATTCAAGAGGTTTCAGCAGGTACTTTTTCACAAGCTGGAGAGTTAGGTGAAATAACAGAAGTATTAAATGGCTTTGGTGAGAATATTGAAAAGATAACTGCAAGCATCAAGGATGTAGACAGCAGTTCTAAAGGAATTATGAAACTTACTGAAAATAGTAATAGTAAGATGAATGAATTAGCTGATTCTGTTGAGAGTACTACTAGAACTTTAAGGGATTTCCAAGATAAGATTATTGAATCAGGAAAAAATATAAATAAAATAAATGAAATAACTGCTCTTATTAATTCTATATCAGAGCAAACGAATTTATTAGCTCTTAATGCGGCTATTGAGGCTGCAAGAGCTGGTGATGCAGGACGAGGATTCTCTGTGGTTGCTGATGAAATTAGAAAGTTAGCAGAACAGTCACAGGATTCAGCAGCGAATATTGCAGAACTTGTTAATAGTGTATCAAGAGAAAATCAAGTTATGGTTGATACCACTAAATTGGTTGGAGAGAACTTTAAAAATCAAAGAGTTGTTATTGAAGATACATTATCATCCTTTAGTAACATTTCTGAAGCGATAAGTGAGGTTATACCTAAGATTGAGAATATAAATAAAGCTACTTTGGATATTAATGACCAAAAGAATGGGATAATCGAAAAAGTTGAGGCTACAGCATCTATATCAGAGGAAACATCAGCAACAACAGAAGAGATTTCTGCATCTACTCAAGAGATGAGTAGTTCATCAGAAGAAGTTTCTCAATCTGCAAAAAACCTTGAGTTAAGAACGAAAGAAATGATGGAACAAGTTGATAAATTCAAAATTTAA